One window of the Bartonella bacilliformis KC583 genome contains the following:
- a CDS encoding autotransporter outer membrane beta-barrel domain-containing protein: MNKKALLLCTAAVTMALMNFNFNANAKTLVVEDGRTENVSDETYQSTSPAMEDSAIYVTNGTVTGTNITLTSDRNSTGVYVDGANSKVEVNNITITGKITTTGKITTGFFVTAGGQVTINGGSINVGAIGIVASSNNNVQQPTLVTLNDVNITANIGLYSSHQNTKIIMNGGTVTGNMFAFSASTGGTIEVTGVSAVAGQIGIEISDVSSKVNLTNTKLIVENGVGIGATGNIVSGEVNLKNSEIRADILLKSSTFNENPSNFKLKTENSILEGGVQAEEHDKISFDLTNTTWYLKISNQNNGALFDLQDRSRSQISELKLKDSSIIFNEPTGDDYQTLVIGSKKSASFVEETNNATATYIAEGNAQIHLNTEWSNGEKIEDQKTDRVLINGDVSGTTIVYVKLKNDGDESKSEEEDTQENTSIPRNQKGVSLIQVSGKANENSFKLAHGYTTLNNTPYKYMLYAYGKNSSNGVADADQNLVGEGDDFWDFRLQEEYIDPHSGVQALVPQTASYLVLPNALFSAGITDMNNQNTFLSNRRSVPLYMIEDKKNIFLISSYSDSLTLSSNRSALEYGYGAGMYYAALQAGLALTTLEHKNSTTLFGLLGTYGELSFTPKDMEDSDKSKLNKWSLTAYGSTQYNNGIYLDTLLSYGILNGYITNALIGNTAKLDGTKILSLSATIGKPLQTGVENLAFEPQAQLAYQHLSFDTIADIDGFDVKVGSPEQWLMLIGGRLIKTINSVEKREAFSFYSKLNLIKTFGDEGSLWIGDEFQRDSIGSFIEGGVGMSAQLSQHVSLHSDISHRHKLQKAGISGNSFSAGMRYRF; the protein is encoded by the coding sequence ATGAATAAAAAAGCTCTTTTATTGTGCACAGCCGCTGTTACCATGGCGCTAATGAATTTTAATTTCAATGCAAATGCAAAAACTCTCGTTGTTGAAGATGGAAGAACAGAAAATGTTAGTGATGAAACCTATCAATCTACAAGCCCAGCCATGGAGGATAGCGCTATCTATGTAACCAATGGCACAGTTACCGGCACAAATATAACACTAACGAGCGATAGAAACAGCACTGGTGTGTATGTAGATGGGGCTAACAGTAAAGTTGAAGTGAATAACATAACAATTACTGGTAAAATTACAACTACTGGTAAAATTACAACTGGTTTTTTCGTCACAGCTGGCGGCCAAGTCACAATAAATGGTGGCTCTATCAATGTAGGAGCGATAGGTATAGTCGCTTCTTCTAACAATAATGTACAACAACCAACTCTTGTTACTCTCAATGATGTTAATATTACAGCGAATATAGGTCTTTACTCGTCCCATCAAAACACAAAAATCATCATGAATGGAGGAACAGTTACTGGAAACATGTTCGCATTTTCCGCATCAACCGGCGGAACCATTGAAGTAACAGGGGTTTCTGCAGTAGCGGGTCAAATAGGTATCGAGATTTCAGACGTTTCCAGTAAAGTAAATTTGACCAATACAAAGCTTATCGTAGAAAATGGCGTTGGCATTGGTGCTACTGGAAATATTGTCAGTGGCGAAGTGAACTTGAAAAATTCGGAAATCCGAGCCGATATTTTATTAAAATCTAGCACTTTTAATGAAAATCCCTCTAATTTTAAGCTGAAAACAGAAAACTCAATCTTAGAAGGAGGTGTGCAAGCTGAAGAACATGATAAAATATCTTTCGACCTCACCAACACAACGTGGTATTTAAAAATCAGTAATCAAAACAATGGTGCACTGTTTGATCTTCAAGACAGATCACGCTCGCAAATTTCTGAGCTCAAACTGAAAGATAGCAGCATTATTTTTAACGAACCCACGGGAGATGACTATCAGACATTGGTTATTGGCTCTAAAAAATCAGCCTCATTTGTAGAAGAGACTAATAACGCAACCGCGACCTATATCGCAGAAGGCAATGCACAAATTCATTTAAATACTGAATGGAGTAATGGTGAAAAAATAGAAGATCAAAAAACCGATCGAGTTCTCATCAATGGCGATGTCTCAGGCACCACCATAGTTTATGTTAAACTGAAAAATGATGGAGACGAAAGTAAAAGTGAAGAAGAAGATACACAAGAAAACACTTCTATTCCTCGCAATCAAAAAGGTGTTTCCTTGATTCAAGTCTCTGGAAAAGCTAATGAAAACTCTTTCAAATTAGCACATGGCTATACCACATTAAACAACACACCTTACAAATATATGCTCTATGCCTACGGAAAAAATTCCAGCAATGGGGTAGCCGATGCAGACCAAAATTTAGTTGGTGAGGGCGATGATTTCTGGGATTTCCGTTTACAAGAAGAATATATTGACCCTCATTCTGGTGTACAAGCTCTTGTCCCACAAACAGCAAGCTATTTAGTCTTGCCCAATGCCCTATTTTCTGCTGGCATCACCGATATGAATAATCAAAATACATTCCTATCGAATAGGCGCTCAGTTCCTCTCTATATGATAGAGGATAAAAAGAACATCTTTCTCATATCTTCTTATAGCGATAGCCTCACCTTATCCTCTAACCGGAGTGCTTTAGAATATGGTTATGGCGCAGGTATGTATTATGCTGCCTTACAAGCAGGTTTAGCATTGACAACACTGGAACATAAAAATTCCACCACACTTTTTGGCCTTTTAGGCACCTATGGAGAACTGTCTTTTACGCCAAAGGATATGGAAGATTCTGACAAAAGTAAGCTGAATAAATGGTCACTTACCGCTTATGGCAGCACCCAATATAACAATGGAATATATTTGGATACGCTGTTATCTTATGGTATTTTAAACGGATATATCACCAATGCTCTCATTGGCAATACAGCCAAATTGGACGGCACAAAGATTCTGAGCCTCTCCGCCACTATTGGAAAACCACTGCAAACCGGTGTTGAAAATCTTGCCTTCGAACCACAAGCACAACTTGCTTACCAGCATTTGAGTTTTGACACTATTGCAGATATCGATGGCTTTGATGTTAAGGTAGGTTCGCCAGAACAATGGCTCATGCTTATCGGCGGGCGTTTAATCAAAACGATCAATTCAGTTGAAAAAAGAGAAGCTTTTTCTTTCTATAGCAAATTGAATCTCATAAAAACTTTTGGTGATGAAGGTTCACTATGGATTGGCGATGAGTTTCAGCGTGACTCGATAGGATCTTTTATTGAAGGTGGAGTGGGCATGAGTGCACAATTGTCTCAACATGTCTCATTGCATAGCGATATAAGCCATCGGCACAAGCTGCAAAAAGCAGGTATCTCAGGAAATAGCTTCTCTGCTGGAATGCGCTACCGTTTCTAA
- a CDS encoding autotransporter outer membrane beta-barrel domain-containing protein, with amino-acid sequence MLKKNILLCTVAGTLLCSNFNVAFASVPVDEIKPNSWERIKTDVRVQGLYGADDPGRVDFLDDQANYGWGIAKKIEKLQRDVSAFSKQMLDFEHQVSDLAQGNEGKALLRQEQDSMKNTVQALQGRVEYLKTQLDSELQKQNGQKDQLEQNKVEVNNFLARVKDFQDQIKWFGDVLASYDSEAELAGNPVGDSSIVVSNVEYPGQIVTIKDTKIHGEFPMIVSEGGTIYGVNVNTSEEAMVALSNLGGRFELYNSDINVAWRESAGIVFASKDANDHVVKLVNTNIHVEDGVGIFGSTFGDVTGQISLENSKISADILVKKEDANQSPLHLTITADNSVLRGGIRTALEERASVRAVLGEREGVRDPQDTQTDQQRQDVLSLLLQRNRGQRVQLEAGALEVQNNQQVNGVQQVLGNPDINVQAQANQDSTQVSEASTVALAVSEISGEPTSQPRLTVWDAPQGVTVLGPRVELAPRQQQVDPSTQTGSTSLSTVNLDLRNNSKWYLTFSKHEMDDVSLESKDETRIENRKRRLSSDLSSLKVHDSSVIFVEPKSSNHYKTLYVGFDNPERNVYVAKGDARLLINAELDDSKKIGNLKSDQVIVSGNVIGNTTIHVQDMTNSELVKLPKITHRPSILAASEGIIPLNERGVSVVQVFGTAKEDSFKLSDPYITLGGSPYKYVLKAYGPGSQHGESREADVSAVYDLLTANSSESPAFWDYRLQNEYIDSDRYVSAIVPQAASYLVMSNAVFSSGLADVINHNTLITSMQKNPVEKKGEQFAISLSSYGNKLTLSSDRTPFDYGYHADVNYGALQAGLSLVEWDNKDSITHFGLLGNYGRLFFTPKDVPDSDESNLNKWSVAVYSSTQHYDGFYANALISYGMMKGTITNAVIGDTATIDDAKAWNISLALGKKIDTEVKGVRFEPEAQLVYQGLNFETISDIDKFDVDMDDPRQWLVRVGGRVSKIIPMNNIIPMGNKNDFVSLYTKLHLIKTFSDNSTITMGDQFHVDSVGSSLEGGLGFVSEFSNSLSLHSEISYRCALQRSGTSGTSFSGGIRYRF; translated from the coding sequence GTGTTAAAAAAGAATATCTTATTATGTACAGTTGCTGGAACCTTGTTGTGTTCTAATTTTAATGTAGCTTTTGCTAGTGTCCCTGTGGATGAAATAAAACCAAACAGTTGGGAGAGAATAAAGACAGACGTACGAGTACAAGGTTTGTATGGTGCTGATGATCCAGGTAGGGTGGACTTTTTGGATGATCAGGCGAATTATGGATGGGGGATTGCGAAGAAGATAGAAAAGCTGCAGCGAGATGTATCTGCTTTTTCAAAGCAGATGTTAGACTTTGAACATCAGGTTAGTGATCTTGCGCAAGGTAACGAAGGTAAAGCTTTGTTAAGACAAGAGCAAGATAGTATGAAGAATACGGTGCAAGCTTTGCAAGGTAGGGTGGAATACTTGAAAACTCAGCTTGATTCTGAGTTGCAAAAACAAAATGGACAAAAAGATCAATTGGAACAAAATAAAGTTGAGGTGAACAATTTTTTAGCTCGAGTGAAAGACTTTCAAGATCAGATTAAATGGTTTGGTGATGTTCTGGCTAGCTATGATAGCGAAGCTGAATTAGCTGGTAATCCAGTTGGTGATTCTTCAATTGTAGTTTCTAATGTGGAATATCCAGGCCAAATTGTAACCATTAAAGATACAAAAATTCATGGAGAATTTCCTATGATCGTATCGGAGGGCGGTACAATTTACGGAGTGAATGTTAATACGTCCGAAGAAGCGATGGTCGCTTTGTCCAACTTAGGGGGTAGATTTGAACTGTATAATTCAGATATCAACGTCGCATGGCGTGAGAGTGCTGGTATCGTATTTGCGTCAAAAGATGCAAATGATCATGTAGTCAAATTAGTTAACACAAACATTCATGTTGAAGATGGTGTTGGTATCTTTGGATCCACTTTTGGCGATGTAACAGGTCAAATCAGTCTTGAAAATTCAAAAATTAGCGCTGATATTTTGGTAAAAAAAGAAGATGCAAATCAATCCCCTCTTCATCTTACAATCACAGCTGATAATTCTGTCTTAAGAGGTGGAATAAGAACAGCCCTGGAAGAAAGAGCGAGTGTAAGAGCAGTCCTGGGAGAAAGAGAAGGAGTTAGAGATCCTCAAGATACTCAGACCGATCAACAAAGACAAGATGTTTTGAGCCTTCTTTTGCAACGAAACAGAGGGCAAAGAGTTCAGCTGGAAGCAGGAGCTTTAGAAGTTCAGAACAATCAGCAGGTAAATGGTGTTCAGCAAGTATTAGGAAATCCGGATATTAATGTGCAAGCACAAGCAAATCAGGATTCTACGCAAGTATCAGAGGCTTCGACTGTTGCTTTGGCGGTATCAGAAATTTCAGGTGAACCGACTTCTCAGCCAAGGCTAACAGTTTGGGATGCTCCGCAAGGAGTGACAGTTTTGGGTCCTCGGGTAGAGCTTGCACCTCGGCAGCAGCAAGTAGATCCGAGTACTCAGACAGGAAGTACATCACTAAGCACAGTAAATTTAGATCTGCGTAATAACAGTAAGTGGTATTTAACGTTCAGTAAACACGAAATGGACGATGTAAGTTTGGAGTCTAAAGACGAAACACGGATTGAAAATAGAAAACGGCGGTTAAGTTCTGATCTTTCCTCTCTTAAGGTCCATGATAGTTCCGTTATTTTTGTTGAACCCAAAAGCAGTAATCATTACAAAACTTTGTATGTAGGGTTTGATAATCCTGAAAGGAATGTCTACGTTGCAAAGGGTGATGCAAGGTTGCTTATCAATGCTGAGTTAGATGATTCTAAAAAAATAGGAAATTTAAAGAGCGATCAGGTTATCGTTAGTGGGAATGTTATAGGTAACACTACGATTCATGTTCAAGACATGACAAACAGTGAGCTTGTTAAGCTTCCTAAGATTACTCACAGACCTTCTATTTTAGCTGCATCTGAGGGAATTATCCCCTTGAATGAAAGAGGAGTTTCAGTTGTTCAGGTTTTTGGAACAGCAAAGGAGGATTCCTTTAAGCTAAGTGATCCATATATTACACTCGGTGGTTCGCCTTACAAATATGTGTTAAAAGCTTATGGGCCAGGATCACAACACGGGGAGTCTCGTGAAGCGGACGTTAGTGCTGTGTATGACCTTCTTACAGCCAATTCTTCAGAAAGTCCTGCTTTTTGGGATTACCGCTTGCAAAATGAATATATTGACTCTGATAGATATGTGAGCGCTATTGTACCGCAGGCTGCAAGCTATTTAGTGATGTCTAATGCTGTATTCTCTTCGGGATTGGCCGATGTAATCAATCACAACACGCTTATAACGAGCATGCAGAAAAATCCTGTAGAAAAGAAAGGTGAGCAATTTGCTATCTCGCTCTCTTCTTATGGAAACAAATTGACCTTATCATCTGACCGTACTCCTTTTGATTACGGTTATCACGCAGATGTTAACTATGGTGCGTTGCAAGCAGGTTTGTCATTGGTTGAATGGGATAATAAAGATAGCATTACGCATTTCGGTCTTTTAGGGAATTATGGTCGCTTATTCTTCACTCCGAAGGATGTGCCTGATTCTGATGAAAGTAACCTGAATAAATGGTCAGTTGCAGTTTATAGTAGTACGCAACACTATGATGGCTTTTATGCAAATGCACTTATATCCTATGGTATGATGAAAGGAACTATTACCAATGCTGTTATTGGTGATACAGCAACCATAGATGACGCAAAAGCATGGAATATTTCTTTAGCTCTCGGTAAAAAAATTGATACCGAAGTTAAAGGGGTTAGATTTGAACCAGAAGCGCAGCTTGTTTATCAGGGTTTGAACTTTGAGACCATTTCAGACATTGATAAATTTGATGTTGATATGGATGACCCTCGTCAATGGTTGGTGCGTGTTGGTGGACGTGTAAGTAAGATTATTCCTATGAATAATATTATTCCTATGGGTAATAAGAATGATTTTGTTTCGCTCTACACCAAACTACACCTCATTAAAACTTTTAGTGATAACAGTACAATAACGATGGGTGATCAGTTCCATGTTGATTCTGTGGGATCTTCACTTGAAGGTGGATTGGGATTTGTTAGCGAATTTTCTAATTCTCTCTCTCTTCACAGTGAGATCAGCTACCGGTGTGCATTGCAAAGATCTGGTACATCAGGAACTTCTTTTTCAGGTGGAATACGCTATCGTTTCTAA
- the fliP gene encoding flagellar type III secretion system pore protein FliP (The bacterial flagellar biogenesis protein FliP forms a type III secretion system (T3SS)-type pore required for flagellar assembly.), with amino-acid sequence MRRLSSLIVLMLVLAIPDAFAQQTGAASPGGLAGLLPSVEGSVSGWIVQLFGLLTVLSVAPGLLMMVTSFTRFAIAFSLLRSGLGLQTTPPNLVMISLALFMTFYVMAPTFNAAWEQGVQPLMKNEITEQQAIDKISQPFREFMISQVREKDLDLFVDLSDPSFQVRTGADIDFRILVPAFMISELRRGFEIGFLIVLPFLVIDLVVATLTMSMGMMMLPPTVISLPFKILFFVLIDGWNLLVGSLIRSF; translated from the coding sequence ATGAGACGGTTGAGTAGTCTTATTGTGTTGATGCTGGTATTGGCTATACCAGATGCTTTTGCTCAACAAACAGGTGCGGCAAGTCCTGGTGGGCTTGCTGGGCTTCTTCCATCTGTTGAGGGATCCGTGAGTGGATGGATTGTTCAATTATTCGGTTTATTGACTGTTTTGTCAGTTGCACCCGGTTTGCTCATGATGGTGACGAGTTTTACTCGTTTTGCCATTGCTTTTTCACTTTTACGTTCAGGGTTAGGATTGCAAACGACACCTCCTAATCTTGTCATGATATCCTTGGCTTTATTTATGACTTTTTATGTGATGGCGCCAACATTTAATGCCGCGTGGGAGCAGGGGGTGCAACCTCTCATGAAAAATGAAATCACTGAACAGCAAGCGATCGATAAGATCAGTCAACCTTTTCGTGAGTTTATGATATCGCAAGTCCGTGAAAAAGATCTTGATCTTTTTGTGGACCTTTCTGATCCTTCTTTTCAGGTGAGAACAGGTGCCGATATCGATTTTCGCATCCTGGTTCCTGCTTTTATGATTTCTGAATTACGTCGTGGGTTTGAGATTGGCTTTCTTATTGTTTTGCCTTTTTTGGTGATAGATCTTGTGGTGGCAACATTAACCATGTCAATGGGAATGATGATGCTTCCGCCAACAGTGATTTCTCTACCCTTTAAAATTTTATTTTTTGTATTAATTGACGGATGGAACCTATTAGTTGGTAGTTTAATAAGGTCTTTTTAA
- a CDS encoding flagellar basal body-associated FliL family protein produces MDKEPKQEEATVNKDNSVKTLLIVGLILTLIAGAAGWFLSLWVSQEIRQTSGASKDSSIAIPASKIMADTHTVVLPPLVTNMASPEKAWIRVEIALIVKSGETISSTEVANISSDFLAFLRQITIDQVKGPSGLMHLRSDLFDRAKIRSGDKISNILISNLVIEQ; encoded by the coding sequence ATGGATAAAGAGCCAAAACAAGAAGAGGCAACAGTCAACAAAGATAATAGTGTGAAAACACTCTTGATTGTTGGACTTATCTTAACATTGATTGCTGGGGCTGCTGGGTGGTTTTTAAGTTTATGGGTGAGTCAAGAAATTAGGCAGACTTCTGGTGCTTCTAAAGACTCTTCAATCGCTATTCCAGCGAGTAAAATCATGGCTGATACCCATACGGTTGTTTTGCCTCCTCTTGTAACGAATATGGCATCACCAGAAAAGGCTTGGATTCGGGTCGAAATTGCTTTGATTGTTAAATCTGGTGAAACTATTTCCTCAACTGAGGTAGCTAATATATCGAGTGATTTTTTAGCGTTTCTGCGTCAAATAACAATCGATCAGGTGAAGGGGCCATCTGGGCTGATGCATTTGCGCTCGGACCTTTTTGATCGTGCTAAAATTCGTTCTGGCGATAAAATCAGCAATATTTTAATTTCCAATTTGGTAATAGAACAATGA
- the flgH gene encoding flagellar basal body L-ring protein FlgH: protein MYLVFGIIFTSVIVTSCSYNTKDFNSVPDFSPVRADLGYAPSRTAQTYPLPPRESNYSLYRASGNSFFRDPRAMQPGDVLTVQISINDRASLNNKSDLKSDSSSKYTIGTGYSFMDRIAGSLEGESSNQSKGDGKIERQENIRLSVAAIVTDVLPNGNLIIRGSQEVRVNHELRILNIAGVVRPRDISGNNMIEYDKIAEARISYGGRGRISEIQQPPYGQQLLNQISPF from the coding sequence TTGTATTTGGTGTTTGGCATCATTTTTACATCAGTGATAGTGACTTCTTGTTCATACAATACGAAAGATTTTAATTCGGTTCCAGATTTTTCACCTGTGCGTGCAGATTTAGGCTATGCTCCTTCGCGTACAGCGCAGACCTATCCATTGCCCCCGAGGGAGAGCAATTATTCACTTTATCGTGCAAGCGGGAATAGCTTTTTTCGTGATCCACGGGCTATGCAGCCGGGTGATGTGTTAACTGTGCAAATATCAATTAATGATCGCGCTAGTTTGAATAATAAAAGCGACCTAAAGAGTGATTCTAGTTCTAAATATACCATTGGGACGGGATATTCTTTCATGGATAGAATTGCAGGGAGCCTTGAAGGTGAGTCATCAAACCAATCTAAAGGGGATGGCAAGATTGAGCGGCAAGAAAATATTCGCTTGTCTGTGGCTGCAATTGTGACTGATGTTTTGCCCAATGGGAATTTAATTATTCGCGGTTCACAAGAGGTTCGGGTTAATCATGAATTGCGTATTCTCAATATTGCAGGGGTCGTTCGTCCACGTGACATTTCAGGCAATAACATGATTGAGTATGATAAAATTGCTGAAGCACGCATTTCATATGGTGGGCGTGGGCGTATAAGTGAAATACAACAACCTCCCTATGGTCAGCAGTTATTAAATCAAATTTCGCCTTTTTAA
- a CDS encoding MotE family protein: MPIPNSVPVPIFSSTVRAQQRQEFHSTSQWVAQSKVFADAASETFSPSVSLISEPQLVPQQVAQLAVSADASPKTTAFSTSESPSILKQVAQATVPSDASSTKTIASTASLIEGMSGMNTEEIERFCSNIGSQAADARFQLQRQQLQQLRDQISERVKTLEEKQQEYETWLKRRNDFISMAEDSLVEVLSKMRPDAAAAQLALMNSLVAASLVLKLSPKVSSTIMNELPPEKSAELTQILVSAQQFSARKNPVN; this comes from the coding sequence GTGCCTATACCAAATTCAGTTCCGGTGCCAATATTTTCATCTACAGTGCGTGCACAACAAAGACAAGAGTTTCACTCCACTTCTCAGTGGGTGGCTCAGTCAAAAGTATTTGCAGACGCTGCTTCGGAAACATTTTCCCCTTCTGTTTCCTTGATAAGCGAGCCTCAACTTGTTCCCCAACAAGTGGCTCAGTTAGCAGTGTCTGCAGATGCTTCCCCAAAAACAACCGCTTTTTCAACATCAGAGTCTCCATCTATTCTCAAGCAGGTGGCCCAGGCAACAGTGCCTTCAGATGCTTCTTCTACAAAAACAATAGCCTCTACTGCTTCGTTGATAGAGGGCATGTCTGGGATGAACACGGAAGAAATAGAACGTTTTTGTAGCAATATTGGCAGTCAGGCTGCGGATGCACGTTTCCAATTGCAACGTCAACAATTGCAACAATTGCGTGATCAAATTAGTGAGCGTGTGAAAACTTTGGAAGAAAAACAACAAGAATATGAAACTTGGCTCAAAAGGCGCAATGACTTTATCTCCATGGCAGAAGACTCTTTGGTTGAAGTTTTATCAAAAATGCGTCCTGATGCAGCAGCAGCTCAATTAGCTTTGATGAATAGTCTTGTTGCGGCTTCACTTGTTTTGAAGCTTAGCCCCAAGGTATCGAGCACTATTATGAATGAATTACCCCCTGAAAAGTCAGCTGAACTGACTCAAATATTGGTTAGTGCACAACAATTTTCAGCGAGAAAGAATCCTGTCAATTAG
- a CDS encoding flagellar basal body P-ring protein FlgI has product MRVYHHLFHYFLAFWFSFFAVFFPIFANGQEEGTRYNSAVESDAALLGSGGDPSQMHYSDLARPGAVARLKDIAEIQGVRSNQLVGYGLVIGLNRTGDSLRNSPFTEQSMRAMLDNLGISPPAGASRANNIAAVIVTAEMVPFATPGSRIDVTVSSLGDATSLQGGTLVMTPLLGADGKTYAVAQGNMVISGFGAQGVAESVTQGVPTSGRIPNGALVERKIEGNFNKSNEIILELRNSDFSTAVRVTDLINIFSNQRYKQGVAKERDSKTIVLSKPRNISITRFIAEIERLPIPTDEVARVVVDERTGTVVIGEKVRVSRVAISHGSLTVRVTEDPLVSQPNPFAEGNTVIVPRTNVDIAQPPSNIGILNGVDLDNLVKGLNQIGVKPTAIIAVLQAIKTSGALHAELIVQ; this is encoded by the coding sequence ATGAGAGTGTATCATCATCTCTTTCATTATTTTTTGGCTTTTTGGTTTAGCTTTTTTGCTGTCTTTTTTCCGATTTTTGCGAATGGACAAGAGGAAGGAACGCGCTATAACTCTGCAGTTGAGTCGGATGCTGCTTTATTAGGATCAGGCGGCGATCCTAGTCAGATGCATTATTCTGATTTAGCACGCCCAGGTGCTGTGGCACGTTTGAAAGATATTGCAGAAATTCAAGGTGTGCGCTCCAATCAATTGGTTGGCTATGGTTTGGTGATTGGGTTAAATCGTACAGGGGATTCTTTACGAAATTCACCTTTTACAGAGCAATCTATGCGGGCTATGCTTGATAATTTGGGGATTAGTCCTCCTGCTGGTGCATCGCGTGCTAATAATATCGCTGCTGTTATTGTGACGGCTGAAATGGTACCTTTTGCGACACCAGGTTCACGGATTGATGTGACAGTTTCTTCGTTAGGCGATGCAACATCTTTGCAAGGGGGAACGTTGGTGATGACCCCACTGCTTGGTGCAGATGGTAAAACTTATGCTGTTGCGCAAGGAAATATGGTGATTTCTGGTTTTGGTGCCCAAGGCGTGGCAGAGAGTGTAACACAAGGTGTACCAACATCGGGTCGTATTCCTAATGGTGCGTTGGTCGAGAGAAAAATTGAAGGCAATTTCAACAAGAGTAACGAGATTATTTTAGAATTACGCAACTCTGATTTTTCAACAGCAGTTCGTGTGACAGATTTAATTAATATTTTTTCTAATCAACGTTACAAGCAGGGTGTAGCGAAAGAGAGAGATTCAAAAACCATTGTGTTGAGTAAACCTCGCAATATTTCAATTACGCGCTTTATTGCTGAAATTGAAAGATTGCCTATTCCTACAGATGAAGTAGCACGTGTGGTTGTTGATGAGCGCACGGGAACTGTTGTCATTGGTGAAAAAGTGCGTGTTTCACGTGTTGCGATTTCCCATGGAAGTTTGACAGTTCGTGTCACAGAAGATCCGCTTGTTTCGCAGCCAAATCCTTTTGCTGAGGGGAATACGGTTATTGTGCCAAGAACTAATGTAGATATAGCACAGCCACCCTCCAATATAGGTATTCTCAATGGGGTCGATTTAGACAATCTCGTTAAAGGACTTAATCAAATCGGTGTTAAACCAACAGCAATTATAGCGGTTTTGCAGGCTATTAAAACCTCAGGCGCTCTTCATGCGGAGCTGATAGTACAGTGA
- the flgA gene encoding flagellar basal body P-ring formation chaperone FlgA, producing the protein MKQLSLLLVNVFFSLCLLTAAYADRVSFLVPERSIYVGQRVSDVGLSEKNFIIKSEAASLYVIDMKQVLNKVATRPLRAGRPIALTALGDPVLVERGQTIKLIFQSDNLQITAIGVVLQSGSSGDVVRVRNADSGRIVMGTVLQNGSVRVGS; encoded by the coding sequence ATGAAACAACTTTCGCTTTTGCTGGTGAATGTTTTTTTCTCACTCTGTTTATTGACTGCGGCTTATGCTGATCGGGTTAGTTTTCTTGTTCCTGAGCGGTCAATTTATGTTGGTCAGCGTGTGAGTGATGTCGGTTTAAGCGAAAAGAATTTTATTATTAAGTCTGAAGCTGCTTCTTTATATGTCATTGATATGAAGCAGGTTCTGAATAAGGTTGCAACCCGTCCTTTAAGAGCGGGGCGTCCTATTGCCCTTACTGCTTTGGGTGATCCGGTTTTGGTTGAGCGTGGTCAGACAATCAAATTGATTTTTCAGTCAGATAATTTACAAATCACTGCTATTGGTGTGGTGTTGCAGTCAGGGTCTTCGGGGGATGTTGTTCGAGTGCGCAATGCTGATTCAGGGCGCATTGTGATGGGAACTGTCTTACAAAATGGTAGCGTGAGGGTGGGGTCATAA